The Geodermatophilaceae bacterium NBWT11 genome has a segment encoding these proteins:
- the carB gene encoding carbamoyl-phosphate synthase large subunit has product MPRRDDIQHVMVIGSGPIVIGQACEFDYSGTQACRVLKAEGLRVSLVNSNPATIMTDPEVADATYVEPLTPEFVEKVIAKERPDALLATLGGQTALNLGLALQENGVLERYGVRLIGADAEAINRGEDRQLFKDIVRSIGADAPRSTVCGTVEEALATAAEVGYPVVIRPSFTMGGLGSGFATDEEMLRRMAGHGLADSPVHTVLVEESVLGWKEYELELMRDHTDNVVVVCSIENIDAMGVHTGDSVTVAPAMTLTDREYQHMRDVGIAVLRAVGVDTGGCNIQFAVNPADGRLVVIEMNPRVSRSSALASKATGFPIAKIAAKLAIGYTLDEITNDITRVTPAAFEPTLDYVVVKIPRFAFEKFPGADPRLTTTMKSVGEVMSMGRNFTEALGKAMRSTETPQVGFWTGPVQPEATAEELVEQLRTPLDGRLYVAERALAAGASVEAVAEASGFDPWFVDQVLQVHEIGTAVREAPSLTPELLRRAKRHGLSDRQIASLRPELAGEDGVRTLRWRLGIRPVYKTVDTCAAEFEATTPYHYSTYDEETEVAPREKTAVLILGSGPNRIGQGIEFDYSCVHAVMALQDAGYEAVMVNCNPETVSTDYDTADRLYFEPLTFEDVLEVVEAERAAGPVAGVICTLGGQTPLALAQRLKDAGVPVLGTAPEAIDAAEDRGEFSRVLADTGLPAPKHGTAFRFDEARAIAASIGYPVLVRPSYVLGGRGMEIVYEDATLEAYLAKATDVSPDHPVLIDRFLEDAVEIDVDALYDGTELYLGGVMEHIEEAGIHSGDSACALPPITLGSTDLRAIRAATEKLAARIGVRGLMNVQYALKDDVLYVLEANPRASRTVPFVSKATAVPLAKAAARIAVGETIVQLRAAGVLPVQGDGTDTPDDAPIAVKEAVLPFNRFRTAEGLGVDTVLSPEMKSTGEVMGLDAEFGTAFAKSQAAAYGSLPTGGTVFVSLANRDKRSAVFPVKRLADLGFTVLATAGTAQVLRRNGVACTVVGKYSDGPGNVVEAILAGEVDMVVNTPFGAPGNSGPRLDGYEIRTAAVTAGIPCITTVQGMAAAVQGVEALRRGDIGVRSLQDLHAALAVSRAAALEAAR; this is encoded by the coding sequence ACTCCGGCACCCAGGCCTGCCGGGTGCTCAAGGCCGAGGGCTTGCGGGTCAGCCTGGTCAACAGCAACCCGGCCACGATCATGACCGACCCCGAGGTCGCCGACGCCACCTACGTGGAGCCGCTGACCCCGGAGTTCGTCGAGAAGGTCATCGCGAAGGAGCGCCCCGATGCGCTGCTGGCCACCCTGGGCGGGCAGACCGCGCTGAACCTCGGGCTCGCGCTGCAGGAGAACGGCGTGCTCGAGCGCTACGGCGTCCGGTTGATCGGGGCCGACGCCGAGGCGATCAACCGCGGCGAGGACCGGCAGCTGTTCAAGGACATCGTCCGTTCCATCGGCGCCGACGCCCCGCGCTCCACGGTCTGCGGCACCGTCGAGGAGGCACTGGCCACCGCCGCCGAGGTCGGCTACCCGGTGGTCATCCGGCCCAGCTTCACCATGGGCGGGCTGGGCTCGGGCTTCGCCACCGACGAGGAGATGCTGCGCCGGATGGCCGGCCACGGCCTGGCCGACTCACCGGTGCACACCGTGCTCGTCGAGGAGTCGGTGCTGGGCTGGAAGGAGTACGAGCTCGAGCTGATGCGCGACCACACCGACAACGTGGTGGTCGTCTGCTCGATCGAGAACATCGACGCGATGGGCGTGCACACCGGTGACTCGGTGACCGTGGCGCCGGCGATGACGCTCACCGACCGCGAGTACCAGCACATGCGCGACGTCGGCATCGCCGTGCTCCGCGCGGTCGGGGTGGACACCGGTGGCTGCAACATCCAGTTCGCGGTCAACCCGGCCGACGGGCGCCTGGTCGTGATCGAGATGAACCCGCGGGTGAGCCGCTCGAGCGCGCTGGCCTCCAAGGCCACCGGGTTCCCGATCGCCAAGATCGCCGCCAAGCTGGCCATCGGCTACACCCTCGACGAGATCACCAACGACATCACCCGGGTCACCCCGGCGGCGTTCGAGCCCACGCTGGACTACGTCGTGGTGAAGATCCCGCGGTTCGCCTTCGAGAAGTTCCCCGGCGCCGACCCCCGGCTGACCACGACGATGAAGAGCGTCGGCGAGGTCATGAGCATGGGCCGCAACTTCACCGAGGCCCTGGGCAAGGCGATGCGGTCCACGGAGACGCCGCAGGTGGGCTTCTGGACCGGCCCCGTGCAGCCCGAGGCCACCGCCGAGGAGCTGGTGGAGCAGCTGCGCACCCCGCTGGACGGTCGGCTGTACGTGGCCGAGCGGGCGCTGGCCGCCGGGGCGAGCGTCGAGGCCGTCGCCGAGGCGTCCGGCTTCGACCCGTGGTTCGTCGACCAGGTGCTGCAGGTGCACGAGATCGGCACCGCCGTGCGCGAGGCGCCCTCGCTCACCCCGGAGCTGCTGCGCCGGGCCAAGCGGCACGGGTTGAGCGACCGGCAGATCGCCTCGCTGCGGCCCGAGCTGGCCGGTGAGGACGGCGTCCGGACGCTGCGGTGGCGGCTGGGCATCCGGCCGGTCTACAAGACCGTGGACACCTGTGCCGCGGAGTTCGAGGCCACGACGCCCTACCACTACTCGACCTACGACGAGGAGACCGAGGTGGCGCCGCGGGAGAAGACCGCGGTGCTGATCCTGGGCTCGGGGCCCAACCGCATCGGGCAGGGCATCGAGTTCGACTACTCGTGCGTGCACGCGGTGATGGCCCTGCAGGACGCCGGCTACGAGGCGGTGATGGTCAACTGCAACCCCGAGACCGTCTCCACCGACTACGACACCGCCGACCGGCTGTACTTCGAGCCGCTCACCTTCGAGGACGTGCTCGAGGTCGTCGAGGCCGAGCGCGCCGCCGGGCCGGTCGCCGGGGTGATCTGCACGCTGGGCGGGCAGACCCCGTTGGCGCTGGCTCAGCGGCTCAAGGACGCCGGTGTGCCGGTGCTGGGCACCGCCCCGGAGGCGATCGACGCCGCCGAGGACCGCGGCGAGTTCTCCCGGGTGCTCGCCGACACCGGGCTGCCCGCCCCCAAGCACGGCACCGCGTTCCGGTTCGACGAGGCCCGGGCCATCGCGGCCTCCATCGGCTACCCGGTGCTGGTGCGGCCCTCCTACGTGCTGGGCGGGCGCGGCATGGAGATCGTCTACGAGGACGCCACGCTGGAGGCCTACCTGGCCAAGGCCACCGACGTGAGCCCCGACCACCCGGTGCTCATCGACCGGTTCCTCGAGGACGCCGTGGAGATCGACGTCGACGCGCTCTACGACGGCACCGAGCTGTACCTCGGCGGGGTCATGGAGCACATCGAGGAGGCCGGCATCCACTCCGGTGACTCCGCGTGCGCGCTGCCCCCGATCACGCTGGGCTCCACCGACCTGCGGGCGATCCGGGCGGCGACGGAGAAGCTGGCCGCCCGGATCGGGGTGCGCGGGCTGATGAACGTGCAGTACGCGCTCAAGGACGACGTGCTCTACGTCCTGGAGGCCAACCCGCGGGCCAGCCGCACGGTGCCGTTCGTGTCCAAGGCGACCGCGGTCCCGCTGGCGAAGGCCGCGGCCAGGATCGCGGTCGGGGAGACCATCGTGCAGCTGCGGGCCGCCGGCGTGCTGCCCGTGCAGGGCGACGGCACCGACACCCCCGACGACGCCCCGATCGCGGTCAAGGAGGCGGTGCTGCCCTTCAACCGGTTCCGCACCGCCGAGGGCCTGGGCGTGGACACCGTGCTGAGCCCGGAGATGAAGTCCACCGGCGAGGTGATGGGCCTCGACGCCGAGTTCGGCACCGCGTTCGCCAAGTCCCAGGCCGCCGCCTACGGCTCGCTGCCCACCGGGGGCACCGTGTTCGTGTCGCTGGCCAACCGGGACAAGCGCTCGGCGGTCTTCCCGGTCAAGCGGCTGGCCGACCTCGGGTTCACCGTGCTGGCCACCGCCGGCACGGCGCAGGTGCTGCGCCGCAACGGGGTCGCCTGCACCGTCGTCGGGAAGTACTCCGACGGGCCGGGCAACGTCGTGGAGGCCATCCTGGCCGGGGAGGTGGACATGGTCGTCAACACCCCGTTCGGCGCCCCGGGCAACTCCGGTCCGCGGCTGGACGGCTACGAGATCCGCACCGCGGCGGTCACCGCCGGCATCCCGTGCATCACCACCGTGCAGGGCATGGCGGCAGCCGTGCAGGGCGTGGAGGCCCTGCGCCGGGGCGACATCGGGGTGCGCAGCCTGCAGGACCTGCACGCCGCCCTGGCGGTCTCGCGGGCCGCGGCGCTGGAGGCCGCCCGGTGA
- a CDS encoding dihydroorotate dehydrogenase electron transfer subunit: MREKLGQPAPPPEHDPVQGLAVVVGSRPVSAYTELTLEAPDIADVAQPGQFVAFAVGGPTSAMLLRRSIAIAGVGDGRFSVVVSARAAGSTWLAGLRPGDEVDVVGPLGRPFPLPAPGTPALLVGGGYGAAALVGLGGLLRSRGHEVAAVVGAGDEARLCSVDELTEVAAPFVVTTDDGSVGRQGRVTGPVAELVSGAGVVYACGPMPMLEAVAGLATDRGVPSWVAVEESMACGIGVCMTCVLPVVGADGRSRFARSCVEGPVFAGDRVRFRDVGTLPPDVVGADAMGVAHTPAIEGETP; the protein is encoded by the coding sequence GTGCGGGAGAAGCTCGGTCAGCCCGCCCCGCCGCCCGAGCACGACCCGGTCCAGGGGCTGGCCGTGGTGGTCGGCAGCCGGCCGGTCAGTGCCTACACCGAGCTGACCCTGGAGGCGCCGGACATCGCCGACGTCGCCCAGCCCGGGCAGTTCGTCGCCTTCGCCGTCGGTGGGCCCACCTCGGCGATGCTGCTGCGCCGTTCCATCGCGATCGCCGGGGTGGGTGACGGCCGGTTCTCCGTGGTCGTGTCCGCCCGGGCCGCCGGGTCCACCTGGCTGGCGGGGCTGCGGCCCGGCGACGAGGTCGACGTGGTCGGCCCGCTCGGCCGGCCGTTCCCGCTGCCCGCGCCGGGCACGCCCGCGCTGCTGGTCGGCGGGGGGTACGGCGCGGCCGCCCTGGTCGGGCTGGGCGGGCTGCTGCGCTCGCGCGGGCACGAGGTGGCCGCGGTGGTCGGGGCCGGTGACGAGGCCCGGTTGTGCTCGGTCGACGAGCTCACCGAGGTGGCTGCGCCGTTCGTGGTCACCACCGACGACGGCAGCGTCGGACGCCAGGGGCGGGTGACCGGTCCGGTCGCCGAGCTGGTCAGTGGTGCCGGGGTGGTCTACGCCTGCGGTCCGATGCCGATGCTGGAGGCCGTCGCCGGCCTGGCCACCGACCGGGGCGTGCCGTCCTGGGTCGCGGTCGAGGAGTCGATGGCCTGCGGGATCGGGGTCTGCATGACCTGCGTGCTGCCGGTGGTCGGCGCCGACGGACGCAGCCGGTTCGCCCGGTCCTGCGTGGAGGGCCCGGTCTTCGCCGGGGACCGTGTCCGGTTCCGCGACGTGGGCACGCTGCCCCCCGACGTGGTCGGCGCCGACGCGATGGGCGTGGCCCACACGCCCGCGATCGAGGGGGAGACGCCGTGA
- a CDS encoding dihydroorotate dehydrogenase — protein sequence MQASIGGRPVVSPVLTASGCSSFGQELDPFFDLASIGAVVTKSVQLRPRSGRATPRMAETPSGMINSIGLQGPGIEGLLADELPWLAARGAQAFVSIAGSRTEDFAELAERLRGAPGVLGLEVNISCPNVESRGEVFACNPDASAEVLAAVRAAADPAHPVYAKLTPDVTDIVSVARACADAGANGLSMINTLLGLVIDTDTMRPVLGGVTGGLSGPAVRPVALRCVWQVHQALPNVPILGMGGIRTGLDALQFVLAGAGAVSVGTAVFNDPSAPARIHAELAEALGERGFGRLADAIGYAHRAPEESSGRHGR from the coding sequence ATGCAGGCCTCGATCGGCGGGAGGCCCGTGGTCAGCCCGGTGCTCACCGCCTCGGGCTGCTCGTCCTTCGGGCAGGAGCTCGACCCGTTCTTCGACCTGGCGTCGATCGGGGCGGTGGTGACCAAGTCGGTGCAGCTGCGCCCCCGGTCGGGCCGGGCCACCCCGCGGATGGCCGAGACGCCCAGCGGGATGATCAACTCGATCGGGCTGCAGGGGCCGGGCATCGAGGGCCTGCTGGCCGACGAGCTGCCGTGGTTGGCCGCGCGCGGCGCCCAGGCGTTCGTGTCGATCGCAGGGTCGCGCACCGAGGACTTCGCCGAGCTCGCCGAGCGGCTGCGCGGCGCCCCCGGGGTGCTGGGCCTGGAGGTCAACATCTCCTGCCCGAACGTGGAGAGCCGTGGCGAGGTCTTCGCCTGCAACCCCGACGCCTCGGCCGAGGTGCTCGCCGCGGTGCGCGCGGCCGCCGACCCCGCGCACCCGGTCTACGCCAAGCTCACCCCCGACGTCACCGACATCGTCTCGGTGGCCCGGGCCTGTGCCGATGCCGGCGCCAACGGCCTGTCGATGATCAACACCCTGCTCGGGCTGGTGATCGACACCGACACCATGCGCCCGGTGCTGGGCGGGGTCACCGGCGGGCTGTCCGGCCCGGCGGTCCGGCCGGTGGCCCTGCGCTGCGTGTGGCAGGTGCACCAGGCGCTGCCCAACGTGCCGATCCTGGGCATGGGCGGCATCCGCACCGGCCTGGACGCCCTGCAGTTCGTGCTCGCCGGTGCCGGGGCGGTCTCGGTGGGCACCGCGGTGTTCAACGACCCGTCCGCCCCGGCCCGGATCCACGCCGAGCTGGCCGAGGCGCTGGGGGAGCGGGGCTTCGGCCGGCTCGCCGACGCCATCGGTTACGCCCACCGGGCACCCGAGGAGTCCTCCGGACGGCACGGCCGGTGA
- the pyrF gene encoding orotidine-5'-phosphate decarboxylase, whose protein sequence is MSAAFGARLSAVVAERGPLCVGIDPHRELLLSWGLADDVDGLRRFTDVVVDALAGSVAVLKPQSAFYERHGSRGLAVLEDAVAAARSAGALVLLDAKRGDIGSTMAGYAAVLEPGHPLHVDALTVSPYLGPDSLQPAVDAAQRHGGGLYVLARTSNPDAGTFQHAVVEGRSVAQAVVDTVGRWNGPASRSWGAELGACGVVVGATLPGLDVDLTGLGGSVLAPGLGAQGGTPEDLRRLFGDTQAVVPTVSRDVLAAGPDVPGLRSAAARWAHALQR, encoded by the coding sequence GTGAGCGCCGCCTTCGGTGCGCGGCTGTCGGCCGTGGTCGCCGAGCGCGGCCCGTTGTGCGTCGGGATCGACCCGCACCGCGAGCTGCTGCTCTCCTGGGGTCTCGCCGACGACGTCGACGGGCTGCGCCGGTTCACCGACGTGGTGGTCGACGCGCTCGCCGGGTCGGTCGCGGTGCTCAAGCCCCAGTCGGCGTTCTACGAGCGGCACGGCTCCCGCGGTCTGGCGGTGCTGGAGGACGCCGTGGCTGCGGCCCGGTCGGCCGGGGCGCTGGTGCTCCTGGACGCCAAGCGGGGTGACATCGGCTCGACGATGGCCGGCTACGCCGCGGTGCTCGAGCCGGGCCACCCGCTGCACGTCGACGCGCTCACCGTCAGCCCCTACCTGGGCCCGGACTCCCTGCAGCCGGCGGTCGACGCGGCGCAGCGGCACGGCGGCGGGCTCTACGTGCTGGCCCGCACGTCGAACCCCGATGCGGGCACCTTCCAGCACGCCGTGGTCGAGGGGCGGTCGGTGGCGCAGGCCGTCGTGGACACGGTCGGCCGGTGGAACGGCCCGGCCTCCCGGTCCTGGGGGGCGGAGCTGGGCGCGTGCGGTGTCGTCGTCGGTGCCACCCTGCCCGGGCTCGACGTCGACCTGACCGGTCTCGGTGGCTCGGTGCTGGCACCCGGCCTGGGCGCCCAGGGCGGGACGCCGGAGGACCTGCGGCGGCTCTTCGGTGACACCCAGGCCGTCGTCCCCACCGTCTCGCGGGACGTGCTGGCCGCCGGCCCGGACGTCCCGGGCCTGCGGTCCGCGGCCGCCCGGTGGGCGCACGCCCTGCAGCGGTGA
- a CDS encoding integration host factor, whose translation MPLPELSPEQRAAALEKAAAARKVRAELREKLKSKGTSVGDVLKQGDTDEIIGKMRVSAVLESLPGVGKARAAKIMERLEISPTRRVRGLGANQRKALEAEFAGDQSA comes from the coding sequence GTGCCTCTCCCCGAGCTGTCCCCCGAACAGCGCGCTGCTGCCCTCGAGAAGGCCGCCGCCGCCCGCAAGGTCCGCGCCGAGCTCCGCGAGAAGCTCAAGAGCAAGGGCACCTCCGTCGGCGACGTCCTCAAGCAGGGCGACACCGACGAGATCATCGGCAAGATGCGCGTCTCCGCCGTCCTGGAGTCCCTCCCGGGTGTCGGCAAGGCCCGCGCTGCGAAGATCATGGAGCGGCTGGAGATCTCCCCGACCCGCCGCGTGCGTGGCCTGGGCGCCAACCAGCGCAAGGCCCTCGAGGCCGAGTTCGCCGGCGACCAGTCCGCCTGA
- a CDS encoding guanylate kinase — MARPPARLTVLSGPSGVGKGTVVAEVRRRHPDVWVSVSVTTRKPRPGEVEGEHYLFLDDEAFQWLIDNDGLLEWAEYAGNRYGTPRAPVEEQLASGNPALLEIEMQGARQVRSRAADAQLVFLAPPSFEELTLRLSGRGSEPADVIERRLAIARAELESVGDYDVVVVNDDVARAADQLVVLLTAPPPA; from the coding sequence GTGGCTCGACCGCCTGCCCGACTGACGGTGCTCTCGGGACCCTCCGGGGTCGGGAAGGGGACGGTCGTCGCCGAGGTACGACGACGGCACCCCGACGTGTGGGTGTCGGTGTCGGTGACCACCCGCAAGCCCCGACCCGGCGAGGTCGAGGGGGAGCACTATCTCTTCCTCGACGACGAGGCCTTCCAGTGGCTGATCGACAACGACGGGCTGCTGGAGTGGGCGGAGTACGCCGGCAACCGCTACGGCACCCCCCGGGCCCCCGTCGAGGAGCAGCTGGCCTCCGGCAACCCGGCGCTGCTGGAGATCGAGATGCAGGGCGCCCGCCAGGTGCGCAGCCGCGCTGCCGACGCCCAGCTGGTCTTCCTGGCCCCGCCGTCGTTCGAGGAGCTGACCCTGCGGCTGTCGGGTCGGGGGTCCGAACCGGCCGACGTGATCGAGCGTCGGCTGGCCATCGCGCGGGCCGAACTGGAGTCCGTCGGGGACTACGACGTGGTCGTGGTGAACGACGACGTCGCCCGGGCCGCCGACCAGTTGGTAGTCTTGCTGACTGCGCCACCACCGGCCTGA
- a CDS encoding DNA-directed RNA polymerase subunit omega produces MSGVAPAPEGITNPPIDELLERTSSKYGLVIYAAKRARQINAYYSQLSEGLLEYVGPLVDTAPQEKPLSIALREINEGLLTHTAGEN; encoded by the coding sequence GTGTCCGGAGTCGCACCTGCCCCCGAGGGCATCACCAACCCGCCGATCGACGAGCTGCTCGAGCGCACCAGCAGCAAGTACGGCCTGGTCATCTACGCGGCCAAGCGGGCCCGCCAGATCAACGCCTACTACAGCCAGCTCTCCGAGGGCCTGCTGGAGTACGTCGGCCCGCTGGTCGACACCGCCCCCCAGGAGAAGCCCCTCTCCATCGCCCTGCGCGAGATCAACGAGGGCCTGCTGACCCACACCGCCGGCGAGAACTGA
- the coaBC gene encoding bifunctional phosphopantothenoylcysteine decarboxylase/phosphopantothenate--cysteine ligase CoaBC — MSRIVLGVGGGVAAYKSALLLRALTERGHDVRVVPTASALRFVGAATFEALSGNPVSTEVWDDVPEVAHVRIGQTADLVLVNPATADLLARAASGRADDLLTATLLTAHCPVVFVPAMHTEMWLHPATQDNVATLRRRGAVVLPPAVGRLTGPDSGPGRLPEPADVAALAEVVLAGGAAALAPDLAGRRVLVSAGGTREPLDPVRYLGNRSSGRQGWALARVAAARGAEVTLVAANVEDGAPFGCRVVPVGSAEELQTAMVEHAPAADVVVMAAAVADFRPTAVATTKLKKGSGSEPSEVALTRNPDVLAGLVTARPAGQLVVGFAAETGDAEADVLTHARAKLARKGCDLLVVNDVSGGQVFGRPDNAVTVLAADGSATEVPTGPKDVVAAGIWHAVADRLGPRR; from the coding sequence ATGAGCCGGATCGTGCTGGGCGTCGGGGGCGGCGTGGCCGCCTACAAGTCGGCGCTGCTGCTGCGCGCGCTCACCGAGCGCGGGCACGACGTGCGGGTGGTGCCGACGGCGTCGGCGCTGCGGTTCGTCGGCGCGGCGACCTTCGAGGCGCTCTCCGGCAACCCGGTCAGCACCGAGGTCTGGGACGACGTCCCCGAGGTCGCGCACGTCCGGATCGGCCAGACCGCCGACCTGGTGCTGGTCAACCCGGCGACCGCCGACCTGCTGGCCCGCGCGGCGTCCGGTCGGGCCGACGACCTGCTCACCGCCACCCTGCTCACCGCACACTGCCCGGTGGTCTTCGTGCCGGCCATGCACACCGAGATGTGGCTGCACCCGGCCACCCAGGACAACGTGGCCACCCTGCGCCGGCGCGGTGCCGTCGTCCTCCCGCCCGCGGTCGGCCGGCTCACCGGCCCGGACTCCGGGCCCGGCCGGCTCCCCGAGCCCGCCGACGTCGCCGCGTTGGCCGAGGTCGTGCTCGCCGGCGGGGCCGCGGCCCTGGCCCCGGACCTGGCCGGACGCCGCGTGCTGGTCAGTGCCGGCGGCACCCGTGAGCCGCTGGACCCGGTCCGCTACCTGGGCAACCGGTCCTCGGGCCGGCAGGGCTGGGCACTGGCCCGGGTCGCCGCTGCCCGCGGCGCCGAGGTCACCCTGGTCGCCGCCAACGTCGAGGACGGCGCCCCGTTCGGCTGCCGCGTCGTGCCGGTCGGCTCCGCCGAGGAGCTGCAGACGGCGATGGTCGAGCACGCCCCCGCTGCCGACGTCGTCGTCATGGCCGCCGCGGTCGCGGACTTCCGGCCCACCGCGGTCGCGACCACCAAGCTCAAGAAGGGCAGCGGGAGCGAGCCCAGCGAGGTCGCGCTCACCCGCAACCCCGACGTCCTCGCCGGGCTGGTCACCGCCCGACCGGCGGGGCAGCTGGTCGTCGGGTTCGCCGCGGAGACCGGGGACGCCGAGGCCGACGTGCTCACCCACGCCCGCGCCAAGCTCGCCCGCAAGGGCTGCGACCTCCTGGTGGTCAACGACGTCTCCGGCGGGCAGGTCTTCGGCCGGCCGGACAACGCGGTCACCGTGCTGGCGGCCGACGGGTCGGCCACCGAGGTGCCCACCGGACCCAAGGACGTCGTCGCGGCCGGGATCTGGCACGCCGTTGCAGACCGACTGGGTCCGCGCCGGTAA
- a CDS encoding methionine adenosyltransferase → MSRRLFTSESVTEGHPDKIADQISDAILDEMLTQDPRSRVAVETMITTGQVHIAGEVTTGGYVDIAKVVRETILGIGYDSSRKGFDGASCGVSVSLGAQSPDIAQGVDVGYETRTGAADRAAAAEDLIASQGAGDQGLMFGYASDETPELMPLPIALAHRLSKRLSAVRKDGSVPYLRPDGKTQVTVVYEDDRPVGVETVVVSSQHAEDISIDTLLTPDIEELVVQPELAALGLPTTGHRLLVNPTGKFVIGGPMGDAGLTGRKIIVDTYGGMARHGGGAFSGKDPSKVDRSAAYAMRWVAKNVVAAGLARRCEVQVAYAIGAASPVGLFVETFGTGTVPDDVLEKAITSVFDLRPGAIVRDLDLLRPIYRPTAAYGHFGRTDLDLPWEKTDRVDALKSAV, encoded by the coding sequence GTGTCACGTCGTCTGTTCACGTCCGAGTCGGTCACCGAAGGACACCCGGACAAGATCGCCGACCAGATCAGCGACGCGATCCTGGACGAGATGCTCACCCAGGACCCGCGCAGCCGGGTCGCCGTCGAGACGATGATCACCACCGGCCAGGTGCACATCGCCGGTGAGGTCACCACCGGCGGCTACGTCGACATCGCCAAGGTCGTCCGCGAGACGATCCTGGGCATCGGCTATGACAGCTCGCGCAAGGGCTTCGACGGTGCCTCCTGCGGCGTCAGCGTCTCCCTCGGCGCCCAGTCGCCCGACATCGCGCAGGGCGTCGACGTCGGCTACGAGACCCGCACCGGTGCCGCCGACCGCGCCGCCGCCGCCGAGGACCTCATCGCCAGCCAGGGCGCCGGCGACCAGGGCCTGATGTTCGGCTACGCCAGCGACGAGACCCCCGAGCTCATGCCGCTGCCGATCGCGCTGGCCCACCGCCTCTCCAAGCGGCTGTCCGCGGTGCGCAAGGACGGCTCGGTGCCCTACCTGCGTCCCGACGGCAAGACCCAGGTCACCGTGGTCTACGAGGACGACCGCCCGGTGGGCGTGGAGACCGTGGTCGTCTCCTCCCAGCACGCCGAGGACATCAGCATCGACACGCTGCTGACCCCCGACATCGAGGAGCTCGTGGTCCAGCCCGAGCTCGCCGCGCTCGGCCTGCCCACCACCGGGCACCGGCTGCTGGTCAACCCGACCGGCAAGTTCGTCATCGGTGGCCCGATGGGCGACGCCGGCCTGACCGGTCGCAAGATCATCGTCGACACCTACGGCGGCATGGCCCGCCACGGTGGCGGTGCGTTCTCCGGCAAGGACCCGTCGAAGGTGGACCGCTCGGCGGCCTACGCCATGCGCTGGGTGGCCAAGAACGTCGTCGCCGCGGGTCTGGCCCGCCGCTGCGAGGTGCAGGTCGCCTACGCGATCGGCGCCGCGAGCCCGGTCGGTCTGTTCGTGGAGACCTTCGGCACCGGCACCGTCCCGGACGACGTGCTGGAGAAGGCGATCACCTCGGTGTTCGACCTGCGCCCCGGTGCCATCGTCCGCGACCTGGACCTGCTCCGGCCGATCTACCGGCCGACCGCGGCCTACGGGCACTTCGGTCGCACCGACCTGGACCTGCCGTGGGAGAAGACCGACCGCGTCGACGCGCTGAAGTCAGCCGTCTGA